The following proteins are encoded in a genomic region of Opitutus sp.:
- the pilM gene encoding pilus assembly protein PilM, producing the protein MTSPRVLAVDSGAGHVACGIFNTAKNGRLALEQFAIESFNSDVALESQWPALVGQSLASAAKRTGAKGPAILLVPGHLTLTKFVKTPAIDKTKRDQVIQFEAQQGIPYSLAEVVWDYQVVSDDGLDLEVMLAAVKLDVTEALCESVREEGLSAVAIKPSTLALYRAFKYNYPDVTGTTLLINIGARSANLLFIDGNRFFVRTIALAGNSVTQLIADEVKQDFAHAENLKLQVLGGNSDLPETSPARAAVMNAANSFIGRLHLEITRSTVNYRRQSGAEQPTVIFLTGGGALLPSIEVTLAEKLKTRVEIFDALRNVDVAPAAVGARNASAQLADLVGLAIPAGKDEKAFTLLPPAIGEVLAFRKQQPFFLAAAVLLVGALVLPIVHFNDRVNHATKQTIDLEAKLKPLRALKALQDADLQRIESIRKEITAIQSLVESKSNWINFFTDLQQRLVKVEDVWLEKLQVVRPSAEDSVVAVDAGNSGAPPAPAPAVLRLQLSGRLLDKNNPLSRVSEDSFERVKLLLKSFGESQFISSVEKEKFNPTQPGILSFDFILVVNPKKPL; encoded by the coding sequence ATGACTTCCCCCCGCGTTCTTGCTGTTGACAGCGGTGCCGGCCACGTCGCTTGCGGTATATTCAATACCGCAAAAAACGGCCGCCTCGCACTCGAACAGTTCGCCATTGAGTCGTTTAACTCCGATGTTGCGCTCGAGTCGCAATGGCCCGCGCTCGTTGGTCAGTCCTTGGCTTCCGCCGCCAAGCGCACCGGGGCCAAAGGTCCAGCCATCCTGTTGGTTCCCGGCCACTTGACGTTAACCAAATTCGTCAAAACCCCCGCGATTGATAAGACCAAGCGCGACCAGGTCATTCAATTCGAAGCCCAACAAGGCATCCCTTATTCCTTGGCCGAGGTGGTATGGGATTATCAGGTCGTCAGCGACGACGGTCTTGATCTCGAGGTCATGTTGGCCGCCGTGAAGCTGGATGTCACCGAGGCGCTCTGTGAGTCCGTTCGCGAGGAAGGTCTCTCCGCTGTTGCGATAAAGCCCTCCACCCTGGCGCTTTACCGAGCGTTCAAGTACAACTACCCCGATGTTACCGGCACCACGCTGCTGATCAACATCGGCGCCCGCTCCGCCAATTTACTCTTCATCGATGGCAATCGTTTCTTTGTCCGCACCATCGCCTTAGCGGGTAATAGCGTCACCCAGCTCATCGCCGATGAGGTGAAGCAAGACTTTGCTCACGCCGAAAACCTCAAGCTTCAGGTTTTGGGCGGTAACAGCGATTTGCCAGAAACGTCACCGGCCCGCGCCGCCGTGATGAACGCAGCGAATTCCTTTATTGGCCGCCTCCATCTCGAAATCACCCGCTCAACGGTCAATTATCGTCGTCAAAGCGGCGCCGAGCAGCCCACGGTTATTTTCCTCACTGGCGGCGGCGCACTGCTGCCCTCAATCGAGGTGACCCTGGCGGAAAAGCTCAAGACACGCGTCGAGATCTTCGACGCACTGCGTAACGTTGATGTCGCCCCTGCGGCCGTTGGCGCCCGCAACGCATCGGCTCAGCTGGCCGATCTGGTCGGTCTGGCGATCCCCGCCGGCAAAGACGAGAAGGCGTTTACGCTCTTGCCCCCGGCTATTGGTGAAGTGCTGGCATTCCGCAAACAGCAGCCGTTCTTCCTTGCCGCCGCAGTTCTTTTGGTGGGCGCCCTTGTGTTGCCGATCGTTCATTTTAACGACCGCGTTAACCATGCCACCAAGCAAACGATCGATCTCGAGGCCAAGCTCAAGCCCTTGCGCGCGCTCAAAGCGTTACAGGATGCCGATCTCCAGCGCATCGAGTCGATCCGCAAGGAAATCACTGCCATTCAAAGCCTGGTGGAATCCAAATCCAATTGGATTAACTTCTTCACCGATCTTCAGCAGCGCTTGGTCAAGGTGGAGGATGTTTGGCTGGAAAAACTTCAAGTGGTCCGTCCGTCTGCCGAAGATTCCGTTGTGGCTGTTGATGCGGGCAACTCGGGTGCCCCTCCCGCTCCTGCGCCCGCAGTGCTCCGGCTTCAACTCAGCGGCCGTTTGTTGGATAAAAACAACCCGCTTTCCCGCGTCAGTGAAGATTCCTTTGAGCGCGTGAAACTGCTGCTGAAGAGCTTCGGCGAATCGCAATTTATCTCCTCGGTGGAGAAGGAAAAATTCAACCCCACACAGCCAGGCATTTTGAGCTTCGACTTCATTCTGGTCGTTAATCCCAAAAAGCCGCTCTGA
- a CDS encoding alpha-ketoacid dehydrogenase subunit beta, with amino-acid sequence MAVLTYREAIRAALAEELARDENVVLLGEEVAQFHGAYKVSEGLLEKFGPDRIVDTPISEAGFIGMGVGASMLGIRPVMELMFWSFYSVAFDQILNNAANVRYMSGGLINCPIVIRGPANGGTNVGATHSHTPENVLANHPGVKVIVPATARDAKGLLKSAIRDNDPCFFLENTILYGEKGEVPDTEELIPLGLADVKRTGTDLTIVTYGRCVLHSLAAAEVLEKDHDISVEVVDLRTIRPLDFDTVLASVKKTHRVLIVEEQKPFASVGSQLAYMIQREAFDELDGPIHRLATIDAPAIYSPPVETEQLPNVPRVIKAALAAVA; translated from the coding sequence ATGGCCGTTTTAACCTACCGCGAAGCCATCCGCGCCGCCCTTGCCGAAGAACTCGCCCGCGACGAAAACGTCGTCCTTTTGGGCGAAGAAGTCGCCCAATTCCACGGAGCCTACAAGGTCTCCGAGGGCCTGCTCGAAAAATTCGGCCCCGACCGCATCGTCGACACGCCCATTTCCGAAGCCGGTTTCATCGGCATGGGCGTGGGCGCCTCCATGCTCGGCATCCGGCCGGTTATGGAGCTCATGTTCTGGTCGTTCTACTCGGTCGCCTTCGACCAGATTTTGAACAACGCGGCCAACGTCCGCTACATGTCCGGCGGTCTGATCAACTGCCCGATCGTCATTCGCGGGCCGGCCAACGGCGGCACCAACGTCGGTGCCACCCACTCCCACACTCCCGAAAACGTCCTCGCCAACCACCCCGGCGTTAAAGTCATCGTGCCGGCCACCGCCCGCGACGCCAAGGGCCTGCTCAAGTCCGCCATTCGCGACAACGACCCGTGCTTCTTCCTCGAAAACACCATTCTCTACGGTGAAAAGGGCGAGGTTCCCGACACCGAGGAGCTCATCCCGCTCGGCCTGGCCGACGTGAAACGCACCGGCACCGACCTGACCATCGTCACCTACGGCCGCTGCGTCCTGCACTCCTTGGCCGCCGCCGAAGTTCTGGAAAAAGACCACGACATTTCCGTCGAGGTGGTCGACCTGCGCACCATCCGCCCGCTCGACTTCGACACCGTGCTCGCCTCGGTCAAGAAGACCCACCGCGTGCTCATCGTCGAAGAGCAAAAGCCCTTCGCCAGCGTGGGTTCGCAACTCGCCTACATGATCCAGCGCGAAGCCTTCGACGAGCTCGATGGCCCCATCCACCGCCTCGCCACCATCGACGCCCCCGCGATCTACAGCCCGCCCGTCGAAACCGAACAGCTCCCCAACGTGCCGCGCGTGATCAAAGCCGCCCTGGCCGCAGTCGCCTGA
- the pdhA gene encoding pyruvate dehydrogenase (acetyl-transferring) E1 component subunit alpha, which produces MSNKAVPNADQKVEAPVACAGSHASAPINSALSNEGKIELHRKMVRIRRFEERSLRAYQSKKIGGFLHLYIGQEAVAVGCCSLMGPNDHVITAYRDHAHAIAVGMDTKALMAELYGKITGCSKGKGGSMHYFAPSLNYWGGHGIVGGQIPLGTGLAYAVKYRKLKGAAMAFMGDGAVNQGAVHEAYNLAALWNLPVVFVVENNGYSMGTSQDRSSAGPGLAQRAEAYGMNWGTCFGHDVYEVRATMDKFLTLAREKNLPSVVEIDTYRYRGHSVADPDKTYRTKEEIEEYRRTKDPIQVFQAALLKEGVLTDALIEQINTEAVNESEHAAEFAEMSPFPTVDDIQKDVYWEVDNPSQRTSKGRLFFD; this is translated from the coding sequence GTGAGTAATAAAGCTGTACCCAACGCCGACCAAAAAGTCGAAGCCCCCGTCGCCTGCGCCGGCTCCCACGCCTCGGCACCGATCAACTCCGCGTTGTCCAACGAAGGTAAAATCGAACTCCATCGCAAGATGGTGCGCATCCGCCGTTTCGAGGAGCGTTCATTGCGCGCCTACCAGTCCAAAAAAATCGGCGGCTTCCTCCACCTTTACATCGGCCAGGAAGCAGTTGCCGTGGGCTGTTGCTCGCTGATGGGCCCGAACGACCACGTCATCACCGCCTACCGCGACCATGCCCACGCCATCGCGGTGGGCATGGACACCAAGGCCCTCATGGCCGAGCTTTACGGTAAAATCACCGGTTGCTCCAAGGGCAAGGGCGGCTCGATGCACTACTTCGCGCCCTCGCTCAACTACTGGGGCGGCCACGGTATCGTCGGCGGCCAAATCCCGCTCGGCACCGGCCTGGCCTACGCCGTTAAATACCGTAAACTCAAGGGTGCAGCCATGGCGTTCATGGGTGACGGTGCGGTTAACCAAGGTGCTGTCCACGAGGCCTATAACCTCGCTGCGCTGTGGAACCTGCCAGTGGTCTTCGTCGTTGAAAACAACGGCTACTCCATGGGCACCAGCCAGGACCGTTCCTCGGCCGGCCCCGGCCTCGCCCAACGCGCTGAAGCCTACGGCATGAATTGGGGAACCTGCTTCGGCCACGATGTTTACGAGGTCCGCGCGACGATGGACAAGTTCCTCACCCTCGCCCGCGAAAAGAACCTGCCCTCCGTCGTCGAGATCGACACCTACCGCTACCGCGGCCACTCGGTCGCCGACCCGGACAAGACCTATCGCACCAAGGAAGAAATCGAAGAGTACCGCCGCACCAAGGACCCGATTCAGGTCTTCCAGGCCGCCCTCCTCAAAGAAGGCGTGCTCACCGATGCGCTGATCGAACAAATCAACACCGAGGCCGTTAACGAGTCCGAACACGCCGCTGAATTCGCCGAAATGAGCCCCTTCCCTACCGTCGACGACATCCAAAAGGACGTTTACTGGGAGGTCGACAACCCCAGCCAGCGCACCTCCAAGGGCCGCTTGTTCTTCGACTAA
- a CDS encoding pyruvate dehydrogenase complex dihydrolipoamide acetyltransferase: MANIIEMPKLSDTMTVGTLVKWLKKEGDAVQSGDILAEVETDKATMELECFFDGTILKIFADAGAQVELGAPLCAVGKKGEVVPTPAAAPKAETKAAAPAPAPAPAPAPAPAPSPVAAPAPTAAHAPATPALAFGDRVKISPLAKKLAAELGVDASTVQGSGPSGRIVRADIEAAAKAGSAGKSQSANPKSQIGTVGSVGAKGPIQVERTVAVSTMRGVIAKRLVESKTTIPHFYLEIEIDAEPLLALREQLNKGLADAGVKLSVNDFILKGSAEALRRVPDVNAAWEGTQIRYLAAAHVSFAVALPDGLITPVVKDAHDKSIFQVSSEAKSLGKLAKDKKLKPDQFTGGTFCVSNLGMMGIPKFFPIINPPNAAILGVGTTVTKPVVKNGQIVIGQTLTLTLSADHRVVDGAVGAQFLAALKSVLESPALLLV, from the coding sequence ATGGCCAATATCATCGAAATGCCGAAACTCAGCGACACCATGACGGTGGGCACGCTGGTCAAATGGCTCAAAAAAGAAGGCGATGCCGTACAATCCGGCGACATCCTCGCCGAAGTTGAAACCGATAAAGCGACGATGGAGCTCGAGTGCTTTTTCGACGGCACGATCCTCAAAATTTTCGCCGACGCCGGCGCCCAAGTAGAACTCGGTGCCCCTTTGTGTGCAGTGGGTAAAAAAGGCGAAGTCGTCCCCACCCCCGCCGCCGCCCCGAAGGCAGAGACCAAAGCTGCAGCCCCGGCCCCAGCCCCTGCTCCCGCACCTGCGCCTGCGCCCGCCCCGAGTCCGGTTGCCGCCCCTGCCCCCACAGCAGCCCACGCCCCAGCCACCCCAGCGCTGGCCTTCGGTGATCGCGTCAAAATCTCCCCGCTCGCCAAAAAGCTCGCCGCCGAGCTCGGCGTCGATGCCTCCACCGTGCAAGGCTCCGGCCCCTCCGGCCGCATCGTGCGGGCCGACATCGAGGCTGCTGCCAAGGCCGGCTCCGCCGGCAAATCACAAAGCGCAAATCCCAAATCCCAAATCGGCACCGTTGGCAGCGTGGGCGCCAAGGGCCCGATCCAAGTCGAGCGCACTGTCGCGGTTTCCACCATGCGCGGCGTGATCGCCAAACGCCTCGTCGAATCCAAGACCACCATCCCGCACTTCTATCTCGAAATCGAGATCGACGCCGAGCCGCTCCTCGCCTTACGCGAACAGCTCAACAAGGGCCTCGCCGACGCCGGCGTAAAGCTCTCCGTCAACGACTTCATCCTCAAGGGTAGCGCCGAAGCCCTGCGCCGCGTGCCCGATGTGAATGCCGCGTGGGAAGGCACCCAGATCCGTTATTTGGCCGCTGCCCACGTTTCCTTTGCCGTGGCGCTGCCCGACGGCCTGATCACTCCGGTCGTGAAAGATGCCCACGACAAGTCGATCTTCCAGGTCAGCAGCGAAGCCAAATCGCTGGGCAAATTGGCCAAAGACAAGAAGCTTAAACCCGACCAATTCACCGGCGGCACCTTCTGCGTGTCCAACCTCGGCATGATGGGCATCCCCAAGTTCTTCCCGATCATCAACCCGCCCAACGCAGCTATCCTGGGTGTCGGCACCACGGTGACCAAACCGGTGGTGAAGAACGGCCAGATCGTGATCGGCCAGACGCTCACGCTCACCCTCTCCGCCGACCACCGCGTGGTCGATGGAGCGGTCGGCGCGCAGTTCCTCGCCGCCCTCAAATCCGTTCTCGAAAGCCCCGCGTTGCTCTTGGTGTAA
- a CDS encoding NUDIX hydrolase gives MQPPFAHKIAVLVFIQNEQGEHLLLLRTKAPNQGAWSPIGGKLETATGESPFECAVRETAEETGHTITTADLHLFAMIAEKSYEGSAHWLMFLFDCKRPLTNLPPAMAEGRFGFFARTAIEALAIPESDRSALWPIYDNHRRHFVALRADCHPDSPLKITVEQITPSFVSGSGL, from the coding sequence ATGCAGCCGCCCTTCGCCCACAAAATCGCCGTGCTAGTCTTCATCCAAAACGAGCAAGGCGAACACCTACTGCTTTTACGGACAAAAGCGCCCAACCAGGGTGCATGGAGCCCGATTGGGGGTAAATTGGAGACTGCAACCGGCGAATCGCCCTTTGAATGTGCCGTTCGCGAAACCGCTGAAGAGACCGGCCACACGATCACTACCGCAGACCTCCACCTTTTCGCCATGATTGCCGAAAAGTCCTATGAAGGGAGCGCGCACTGGTTAATGTTCCTCTTCGACTGCAAGCGCCCCCTCACCAACCTTCCGCCGGCGATGGCCGAGGGTCGCTTCGGCTTTTTCGCACGAACGGCCATCGAAGCCCTCGCCATTCCTGAGTCCGACCGGAGCGCGCTTTGGCCGATCTACGATAACCACCGTAGACACTTCGTCGCGTTACGCGCCGACTGCCACCCCGATTCCCCGTTAAAGATCACGGTTGAGCAAATCACGCCAAGCTTCGTAAGCGGTAGCGGGCTGTAA